The Phoenix dactylifera cultivar Barhee BC4 chromosome 15, palm_55x_up_171113_PBpolish2nd_filt_p, whole genome shotgun sequence genome contains a region encoding:
- the LOC103714857 gene encoding probable flavin-containing monooxygenase 1 has product MAKNGVSRVAIIGGGISGLAAAKQLASFDPVVFEATSSIGGVWKHCSYRSTRLQTPRADYEFSDYPWSDRTDPTFPTRAEILDYLHGYATHFGLWRFIRLESRVAEIRFLGDRTEAGFTELWGAEGCPLAGNPVWEIGVVTGQSETVEWYKFEFVVMCIGKYGDVPVMPVFPHGKGPEIFHGKVMHSLDYCKLDEEAAKTLMRGKKVVVIGYKKSAIDLAVECAEANQGSDGQPCTMVIRTLHWTVPSYSVWGLPLLLFYATRFSQFLHERPDQGMLRSTLCRLLSPLRKGVSKFVESYLTWKLPLQKYGLKPDHPFEEDYASCQMAILPENFFAEADKGMITFKRSSRWWFWEGGIILDDNTKLEADVVFLATGYDGRKKVMSVLPEPFRGLIVNSSGVMPLYRGTIHPLIPHMAFVGYIESVSNLHTSELRCKWLERLLKGQFNLPSVEQMFGQIDEETEVMKRTTRFYRRHCISTYSINHSDEICKEMGWKPWRKGNWLSEAFSPYNNQDYKEK; this is encoded by the exons atggCAAAGAACGGTGTGTCGAGGGTGGCAATCATCGGCGGAGGTATCAGTGGCCTCGCGGCGGCGAAGCAGCTCGCTTCTTTCGACCCAGTGGTATTCGAGGCCACGAGTTCTATAGGAGGGGTGTGGAAGCACTGCTCGTACCGCTCGACGAGGCTGCAGACCCCCCGGGCGGACTACGAGTTCTCCGACTACCCGTGGAGCGACCGGACCGACCCCACGTTCCCGACTCGCGCCGAGATACTCGACTACCTCCATGGCTATGCCACGCACTTCGGTTTGTGGAGGTTCATCAGGCTGGAGTCGAGGGTGGCCGAGATCCGGTTCCTCGGGGACCGGACAGAGGCCGGCTTCACCGAGCTTTGGGGGGCCGAGGGATGTCCCCTCGCCGGAAACCCTGTGTGGGAGATCGGCGTGGTGACCGGCCAGTCAGAGACCGTTGAG TGGTACAAGTTTGAGTTTGTGGTGATGTGCATCGGAAAATATGGCGATGTACCGGTTATGCCGGTTTTCCCCCATGGGAAGGGACCGGAGATATTCCACGGGAAGGTCATGCATTCACTGGATTACTGTAAGCTTGATGAGGAAGCCGCTAAGACGCTTATGAGGGGAAAGAAGGTTGTTGTTATTGGTTACAAGAAATCGGCCATAGACCTTGCTGTAGAATGTGCTGAAGCCAACCAAG GGTCAGATGGGCAGCCTTGCACAATGGTCATCAGGACCTTGCACTGGACAGTTCCCTCCTACTCCGTATGGGGCCTGCCTCTCCTCCTGTTCTATGCTACAAGGTTTTCTCAGTTCCTCCATGAAAGGCCTGATCAAGGAATGCTAAGATCTACTCTCTGCCGCCTCTTAAGCCCACTG AGGAAAGGTGTCTCCAAGTTCGTCGAGTCTTATCTCACATGGAAGCTTCCACTACAAAAGTATGGCTTGAAACCAGATCACCCCTTTGAGGAGGATTACGCATCATGCCAGATGGCAATATTGCCCGAGAACTTCTTCGCAGAGGCCGACAAAGGGATGATCACATTTAAAAGGTCATCGAGGTGGTGGTTCTGGGAGGGGGGTATAATTTTAGATGACAACACTAAGTTGGAGGCTGATGTTGTGTTCCTAGCCACTGGTTACGATGGCAGGAAGAAGGTGATGTCCGTGCTGCCGGAGCCCTTCCGTGGGTTGATAGTGAACTCTTCTGGTGTCATGCCGCTATACAG GGGTACAATTCACCCTCTTATCCCCCACATGGCATTCGTGGGATACATCGAGAGTGTGTCGAACCTCCACACTTCGGAGCTGCGGTGCAAGTGGCTGGAGAGGCTGCTCAAGGGGCAATTCAATCTCCCGAGCGTGGAGCAAATGTTTGGGCAAATCGATGAGGAGACGGAGGTGATGAAGAGGACAACCAGGTTCTATCGCCGCCACTGTATTTCCACCTACAGCATCAACCACAGCGACGAGATCTGCAAAGAGATGGGATGGAAGCCATGGAGAAAGGGGAACTGGCTCTCAGAGGCCTTCAGCCCTTACAACAATCAGGACTACAAGGAAAAGTGA